CCTTCGCGGTAGAGGCGGCCAAGGCCGAAGTCGCACACTTTCACGTAGCCGTTCTCGGCGAGCAGCACGTTTGACATCTTCAGGTCGCGGTGGAGAATACGGCTGTCGTGCAGAAACGCCACGGCGCGCAAGAGTTGGTATACGATGGACTTGGCACGTGCCACGtagctcgccgccgcctgtggATGCGCGTTGCGTGGCGTGATGTGAAAGAACGGCACCTGAGTACTCGTGTGAGGGAGCTTAcagtcgccgctgccccGAAGCTCCGCCATGGTGGTGTACCGCCGCATGTAGCTCCCCAGGTCGTAAGGGCAGTAGTTCATCACAAGGAAGACGTCCTTCGCCTTGCTtgcagcgccgacagcagcCAGTGGGCGTGTGGTGACAGCGTCCTGAGCAGTGCCTTTCGCACCCGTGGTTTGAGTTTGGGGAACGGAGCGGCCCTCGTCCCGCTGCAATGGTGGCTcgccggcgctgtcgctcttcgcctttttcgTTGGGTTTGGCGCTGTTGTGTCCTCCGCGGTGGAGCGGGGACGGCGAAGGGGGCGATCGCTCTCCGTGGCCTCATCTGCGGGCTGCTCGGTTGATGGCGACTCCGACTCCGATGATGATGACGGTGACAACGAGGATGACAAGGAGGTCGAGCGCGATTTTGGTGGTGATGTCAGGCGACGCGGGACCGGCGTCGGGTCTAGCAAGACGAGCTCTAGCGCGCCCATTATGTTTGGATGCTGCAACCGGAGTAGCAAATCAATTTCGCGCATGAGGTAGGGCGGAAGCCCCACCTGCGAGTCTTCTAGCCACATCTTCTTTATGTGCTTCAGAGCATATACCTGCACATGCGTTGGCGGTGGAGCGGCTGACGAGGAAGCTGAGCTCTGTTGAGTCACGCGGTGGCGCGATtgctgtcggtgctgccgctcgtaGTCCGCCGTGGTGACAGCGCGGAAGACGACGCCATACACGCCCTGCGAGATTCGGCCGACTCGAGTGTAGTAGTTCACATCCCGGCAAATGGGCCGAACTGCCCCGGAAACATCGACGCGGGCCACAGCGCAGGCAGCATTGTACGCTGCATCGGCAAGCAAGGAAGCGCTAGATGAGTAAAGAGAAGAAATCGACGGCcccgcagcagtgacagTCTCAATGGCGGTGGCAGATGACTTACTGTCCCCTGTCGCTTTGGGGGCCATCTGTGGGGATCCTTGCGCCGCCAGGACCTCTCGCATACGCGCGACAGCCTTCTCCACGACAAGCTGGCTCTCCGTGCCGCTGTTTCGACGTCCGGCGCCGGAGCTCTCCCCAGACATCTTGCTGGATGCATGCACGTCATGGGCGGCGCCTCCAGTCGCTTCAGTGCTGGCTACCACCCCCTTCGCCGTGGGTGCCACACTACCATTAACGCCGCCTGGAGCAACAGCGGTAACACCTGGCGTTGAGTGGCGCTGGTAGTCGTTGAGGAGCGTGTTGAGGACCGACACGACCATGTCGCATGTGAATGGCACACACAGCGGATCCGTCGCGTTGTCGCGGTATTCGAGCCGCGCTAAGGACGGAGAGGCAAACACAGGCGGAggcgccggcaccgccacaccGGTAGACAAAGACGACGAAACGGCgactccaccgccacccgtGGCATCTGCGTCAGCGGCGTTCAATGTGGGTGCGTCTCTGCTCGTCGTGTTGGCAGTGGGGACAGTGGTAGTAGTGTTCGTCACTACTGGCggagcggtggcagtggcggcggcggcggcagcagccttcTCCTGCCGCACCTTCCGCATACGCTCCAAGAGCGAGTTGACCTGCATTGTTTAGATTGCGGTGATCTCCACGTATGGGTGTGACTGTACAGGTGGCCTGCAACCACAGTCGTTATTTCTTCTGGCTCTTCTCACCGTCCGCCAGCGGATGCGCAGCCGCTCACAACGATGCAAAAGCGCGGAGAggacgagaaaaaaaaagagggaagagagggaaagacagGGCGCACCGATCGAAGGTGAGCGCGCTGTCATACCCATTGGAGGAGCACCCGCACCGCATAGAGGACCGTGATGGCACATGTGAGAGAGATGAATAGAgacagaggaaggggaaaatAGGGACAGGATGAAAGGGAGAGTGCTGCAGATGATGGAGTGCGGAAACGTGTGGGCGTAAGAGAAGGGGGGTGACAACGCCgatacgcgcacacacgtaagCGGAGCTACATACCCAAGCCTGCACACTTTGCATTAGTCGCACGGTCTGCTGGCTAGAAGCGTTTCAGGTCCTCAGCGGTTTTTCTTCCCTGGTCCTGGCTAGAGCGCGGCTCTGCTTAACACCCACCAGCCCACTCAgtcaccactgctgccaacTACTCGTTACATATCTTcaacgctgcagcaccgcacagTCACCGCTGACGGAGCCCGGCCGTGCTTTAGTTTGGGTGCgtatgggtgggtgtgttcgCTTTTGCCCAACCCTTCTGGCATCACGGAGAGCGGATGCAGTGTGACGTGAGGgggcacatacacgcgcctATACATGCATACCAGTACATCGGCCCACCCAAGGACTGAGTACGCCGGcaaataataataaaaaaaaCGGGGGGTGCGCAAGAAGTGGGTGTGGTGCGCTGATGCTCACACAGCTCACATTaacaagagaaaacgaaggtGTTGTGGGGGCGTATAGTACATATATGCGTCAGgcccctctccaccgcaACGTAGTCCATAGAAGCATCCGCGTTACTTGGGATAGAGGAAGGGCAGACGCGAGGTAGAGAGCCACTGTTGCGCATGCCccagagacagagaagtgCACGCAggcagccacacacgcatagaGAACTCGCAGCCATTGTACATACataaaaagggggaaaaatAAAGAGTGGCAAAACGAAAGTGACGGAGATACACCGCAGTagggccacacacacacacgcgcgcgcgagcCTGCACTAACATCAGTAGCTGCTCAGACTCACTTTTCTCTTACAGCGTTacacggcggcagtggtcgAAGAGAGCATCGGCTAGCGTGGAGACAGGGTCATTTGATCGCATGCGCACCACACCCGTCATGACAGGCGTCAGATTCGGAAGCACGTACCTCATCAGGTACGTCTCCGCAGGCAGTCCCAGCATTTCCGCCGTTTCAGGGCTTCCTTCAACGATCTGCAGATGACGCAGGGAGGCCAACTCATGCAGGATCTGGGACGCCTCGTCctgagaagcagcagcgagccTCGCCTtccgctccgccgctgccgctgcagcgtctgAGGCGCTAGCATCGGCTGGTGCTTCAGACACCCCTATGACATCCACTTGACTCGCTGGCGCGGCAGCCGTCGCCGTGGCGTTGAGCGCGAGCGGCGAGGTTGTCTCAGTGCTTGTGTACGACGCACGATCGGCTGTTACGCATGCCGctggcagtgcagcagccgtaGCCACAGCTGTAGGATTTCGGCGCGCGGGCGCAATACGTGTGCACAGCTCCTGCGCAAGAGCCTCTAGAGATGCGGCCGGCTGTAGTGCACACCGCGACGCGGCGAGACTGTCACGAGGGTGCGGGGTGTGCgctgaagaggaaggggccTGGCTGAGGAGTGCTGCAGACTTTGGGGCCGCAGCGCCGGTCCAGCAGAGCGGTGCGAGCCGCATCAGCGCCACCGGGAGCATTGCATTCACCAACGCCGATCCGCACTCATCACCGCATGTACGGTTCGGCATCGTTCGTGTCGCCATACCGACCGTTGCCGCCCTCGCGTCAGCTCGCGCCTTTCGCTCGCGCGCCGCGCACCAGCATGCTTTCACTTCCTCTGTGTTTAACACCGGCACCGACATGAAGAGCATCTGTGCGGTGCGGGTCGTTGGAGGTGCCTCCATGGTAGTTGGGGCGACGCCACCCGCGCCCTCAGCGTCAGCAACATCATCATTGTTGCTAGGGGGAACAATAACTTGCGCGCTGCGCACACCTAGCGCGGGTGTTGTTGTGATGGCGCTGAGCCACGCCAGGAGCGACTGGATCGGagaagcagtggcagcgtgATGCTTCATGTACCACTCGAGCTGTGCAGCATATGGAGTGATATGAAGAGAGTCACGAAGCGTGGCGAGCGCCGCCTCTGACAACCCtatcgcagcagcactgtgcgCAGAGGGTGCGGCGTCTCTCGGAGACGTCGATGATGGCCGCCGATCCGCAGCCGCATCCAGCTTTGTCTGTAGAGCATCGATCGTGGCGCGCAAGAAAGCCGGGTCGGCCTGGAGTGCCACAACATAGTCTACGAAGAGAGACTCGTCCACAGGCGTCATTACGGTCtccacgtcgctgctggcagcggccgcctcctccgtcaaGTCGCCCATCGACTCTACctcaccggcggcgctgccactaCATGCTGGGCCGCGGCCACGGCGATGGGCCCgctccagcgccagcagctcctcctccttgatGCTGGCGATGTCAGGTAGAGGGAAGTCCGCATCTATAGGGGCTAGAGGCccgccgtcctcgtcgtccgcGTCGCTGTTGTCTTCGGCAGCGTGGTCATCAGTGCGCGTCAGCAGTGGGGCGAGAGCAcgttggcggcgcagctctccATCCTCGAGCTCGGTTTCATTTGCACGGAAGCATAAGATGGCCTGCGCCAGCGTCTGCGGGAAGTCGCTGAGAATGTAGCCTTGGCAGCGGCAATCCGACTGACGCAGGCGCCACCGACACATGAAGGCGAGCGCACAGTCGAGGTACACGGAGTCGTCTTCGTCGGGGTCAATCGCAAGGATCGGATTCGCCTCGTTGATGGTGCCAGCGCGTCCGTAATCGGtatcctcgtcctcctcctcggcgccgTTGTTGCTGCCCTCCAGCGACGCGTGAGGCTCACCGTCGCTCGGCGCCTCCCCATccgcctcctcatcctcctcatcctcctcgtcctcctcgtcgccctcTCCGTCGGTCCCAttgctggtgccgccgcggccaaCCTCGTCACCGTACCCGCCATCATTGACGCCGTCCTCGGTCACCGCTGGAGTGGGCAGCGGACGTGGCAATCGCCCCTCCGTAGACACCTTTAGCGCAAGCACCTTTAGACCGAGAAGGTACTCCTGACGAAGCGCCGCGATGCATCGCAGCTCCTGCCGGTCCACGTCGCGTGCAAAGGCGCGGCCACGGCTACGGGCAGCAAAGCGCGGTAGAGCTAGTGAAGGCAGGACCCTATCGCCCAtggcagcggagaggggCACAGGAGGCAGTAGCTCGCGGTCCTCTTCCATTTCTGCTTGTGCTTCCTCATCCTGTGCGTCGAGCTGAGCGAGCCAGTTGCCGCCACCTTCCttgtcatcctcctcgcccccttcctcttgctCCTCGTCAATCTCAGCGCTGTCTTCGTGGTCTCCATCGCCAACGCCggcatcggcggcgccgcggatGTACGCCTCGTTCACAACCAGCTCAATGGGCCGTAAAGGCGGCTGCCACCATTGCTGCACCGcgccctcctcgtcttcgttGCCGTCATCAGCACTTTTGGTGGCCGGAGGAAGAAAGATCGACATCAGAGAGGCACGGGAGTCCACCTCAGATGCCGCGTCGAtgccctcgccctcctcatCCGCTGCCGACCCTTCCTCGTCCCGTTCCTCCTCGCTTCCGCTGTCATCGTCTGtgtcgccgcgctgctgccgatcctctcgccgctggcgccgctgctcctcttttgCTAGATGTTGAGCAACTTTCTCCTGCGCTGCCTGACGCACCAGCCGAGCTTGCATCCGggcgcgacggcgctgtAGGCGACGCATGAGCAGGcctcgcagcgcggcgcgcaCGTCCGCCATGTGCGCCTTGTAGTCCACAACAATGCTTTCACGCGACACGCACGGCACACGGCAGTGTTGCGCCAGCAGAGCGGCGACGGTCTCTGCCCCGCTCAGCGGTGGACCGGTGATGAGGGCGCGGACCGGCTTGAACATCtccgcgtgcgcagcgcgaAACTGCGCGCATACGACGTCAAGGTTCGCAAGGAAGCCGTCGAGGGAcacccactcctcctccacgtgcACCGTCAGCGCGGTAGAGGGCTCCGCTTGGATGTCCGAGAGCACCAGGGCGGTCAAgagagcgccgccgtcgccccAGCACGACTCGTTGCCAAACGTGGCGAAAAGGTCTTGCGGGCTggtcggcggtggcagctccAGCCCATCAAGACACACCAAGTCCGCTGCCGTCAGCGGCAGGGACACTGCAACAGCCGGCTGCACAAACCCGCCGAAGCGCGCCTGCACAGCGTgtagcagctgccgctgtgtgaCGTGGCCCTGGTCGACAGCGAACACGTACCGCTTGTCAAGCACATCGTAGGCGCTGCCAACCTTGTAGAGGACCGAGGCCAAGTCCTGCACGTGGATCATGGGGATCCTATTCACGCCGGCGCCGTACTGCGGCAGAACCTGGTGGTACCATGCGCTCCGCAGGAGCCCGAACAGCATGTCCGACCCTTCGCCGGCGCCGTACGGGAGACCAGCGAAGACAACGTAGGTGTGCAGCGTCTCAGTGTTGGCGCACTTCACGAGGTGCTCTAGTGAGTGCCAGTGCTGAAAGCGCGGGTGAGGCACACGCTGCGCATAGGCGTCGTCGGTAAAGACTCGGTCCGGAACAAGCGCGTGGATCTCGGCCTCGTCCTCGCCAGCGGCAGGCTCGCGCAGTGAGAAGGGAAGGCGCCGCTCTAGCTCTGTGCGACGCGCTGCAcggcgcgcctctctctctgccatggcagcagcgccctcGCTAAGGTCATCCTCGTCACCAATGTCTTCATCCTCAGCGTTGAGGAGCTCCTCCAAGAAGGcgcttctttcctcctcgcgctcCCTCTGCCGCATCTCACGggcacgcgcgcgctctgACGTCAGTGTGTACGCCCACGTCACGGCCGAGGACACCAGTACAAACGTTTTCTCTACTTCGTAATGTGTCCCGGCGAGAATGCGGATGGCGCACATGGCCTCGTACGTGTCGTCCTGGAGGACAGCAATGACGACGTCATTGGCGAGCAGGCGCTTACGGAACTCCTCTGCGTTGTCGTTGTGCTTTGGAACGATACTGCGCACACAGAACTGGAGGTCTGCCGGCAACATATCTTGCTCCTCTGCGGACAAGCCTgcgagtggtggtgatgtggGCAACTCCTCCGTGCCTACAGCGGATGTGGCGCGCTTCTTGCTTCTGCAGTGCGATCCAGGTGTAGAGGCGGTAGAAGGGTCGTCCGAGTTgtcggctgcagcggcgaccaGCGACCTTTCAAGCGAGTCCCACAGACTCTTCATCTGATCCCACAGCCAGTCACTCGAGGTCGCCTTCGACACCGTACgtgtcgtcgccgcggcCCGCTCGCCAGTGCGTGTGAGCGTGATCTCAACGTCATACTCGTACGACTGGTAGAATGCCTTCACGACATGGCGACCGACATACGAGTCGCCgttcagcaccagcaccttCTTCATTCCAGCGGGGTAAAGTTGCTGATGTGGCACagacaagagagggaaagagagagaaagaagaatgAGAGGCGTAgtaggtgtgtgggtgtgcagcgaaggggaggggcaagggTGTTGGTAGATGACCCCAAGGGGAGAACAATAGCAAGCGGAGAATGGAGGGAGAAGTagatggagaggagggaaggatgCGGAGTCAAGCATGAAGAACGAGGCGATGGATATGTGGgcaggtgtgggtgtgagtaGCCACTGTTGGGTGTACGCAAGCTCAGCGGCAGAATCGACGTAACACAtgagcagagaaaggagaaaacagcgggagagagacggcaaacacacacgcagcacgaggggggagaaatCGGTGCTGACGACAGTAGCACAACAGCACCCCTCCCCGTGGTCCgctctgtgtctctgtgtgtatgggcCTCACTGCGGTTCCCCGGGCCCTCACATCTGTCATTCTACttctccaccctctctctctctctacagtGTCGGAAGCAGGCAGCTCGCACAACTCGAAACCGGACGCACATGGTCGCAGACGCTCTTCGGCGGCGGACGCATCGagtctccgcctccccccaaTTCCCGTTGCCTCTTCATTGCTCGAGTAGGTCTAAGAAGAGAGTTGCAAAAAAGCCCGTGACTCGCCTCACGGGCAACTGAAACGCTGGAGGGGTGACAGTGCACATGCAGCGTCTCATCCCACAtatgcacaggcacacacacacacacacacacacacacacacacacacacacacacacacagacgcagacgcagagaaagggagacaCAGGCAGCCACCACATTACTctcgcgcctcctcctgatttttttttttttacacgcgcgtgcttgcgtgaaagagcgaagagaaTGAGGACGCGTTTTGCCTGCTGTGTACGAATGAGAGAGGTCGAGTGAAAATCGACTGCATGTGGGCAGGGAACACCGTAGCACACAGACGCGGGTCtatgtgcctgtgcgcagGTCGTGCTCTCGCGAAATACATGAGTCGAGGAAATGGGCCAAATCAGAatggcgcgcacacacacacacacactatatatatatatgtttATATAAAGAGACTCATACACATACCCAACAGGCAACCCACGAGGAGTtagggaggggaagggaaaggggaacaACGTCATTGGGGCTGCGCGAGACAGAGAGTAGAAACCCAGCGGATCCAGCAAACACAATCGTAGGTACACCCACAAAGCCAagggtgaggagagagacagttAGGGATGAACGGCATCGGGTCGCACAGGTGGCCATCAGGACTGGATGAGCAATGGGTAGAGACACACTGTGGAAGAGGCGCGCACGGGTTGGCAAGGTACGTCTACGTGTGTCACCTGTGAGAGGACAAGTGCTCAGTCACCCCTCACAGCTCTACTTCGGGAAGAGCTTCGCTCCCTGGGGTTTAAC
This portion of the Leishmania panamensis strain MHOM/PA/94/PSC-1 chromosome 27 sequence genome encodes:
- a CDS encoding protein kinase-like protein (TriTrypDB/GeneDB-style sysID: LpmP.27.1940), yielding MQVNSLLERMRKVRQEKAAAAAAATATAPPVVTNTTTTVPTANTTSRDAPTLNAADADATGGGGVAVSSSLSTGVAVPAPPPVFASPSLARLEYRDNATDPLCVPFTCDMVVSVLNTLLNDYQRHSTPGVTAVAPGGVNGSVAPTAKGVVASTEATGGAAHDVHASSKMSGESSGAGRRNSGTESQLVVEKAVARMREVLAAQGSPQMAPKATGDSKSSATAIETVTAAGPSISSLYSSSASLLADAAYNAACAVARVDVSGAVRPICRDVNYYTRVGRISQGVYGVVFRAVTTADYERQHRQQSRHRVTQQSSASSSAAPPPTHVQVYALKHIKKMWLEDSQVGLPPYLMREIDLLLRLQHPNIMGALELVLLDPTPVPRRLTSPPKSRSTSLSSSLSPSSSSESESPSTEQPADEATESDRPLRRPRSTAEDTTAPNPTKKAKSDSAGEPPLQRDEGRSVPQTQTTGAKGTAQDAVTTRPLAAVGAASKAKDVFLVMNYCPYDLGSYMRRYTTMAELRGSGDCKLPHTSTQVPFFHITPRNAHPQAAASYVARAKSIVYQLLRAVAFLHDSRILHRDLKMSNVLLAENGYVKVCDFGLGRLYREGQALTPTVVTLMYRAPELHFGVVDYSHKMDVWSVGCIFAELFLRRPLFHASTDSQHLLALCEVLGIPTEESFPGLYHLPQTKAMMQSLPRWNRTSRLASLFQRGAILPTVAHGSVPVAAEGALLPASGVDLLASVLQWNPRRRPSATEALQHRFFTEEPLPCAPAELMRPMPWLDAAAAAVHVMPSSALVCEDRRNQPGNPVSQGALPPATRMASNSAEGPSSASVPPAVQHVMDVPSGATVAVAAIQLASDTTGGASSLASASPDMFPGSNGNTVLSNTVGGGYQEAIGVRDYSGSDGDLAPEEEEEQRLKLHTRRSTRDQIEDEVDDSDSDAGTERLEQQVRFLANQDRDE
- a CDS encoding hypothetical protein (TriTrypDB/GeneDB-style sysID: LpmP.27.1950), with the protein product MKKVLVLNGDSYVGRHVVKAFYQSYEYDVEITLTRTGERAAATTRTVSKATSSDWLWDQMKSLWDSLERSLVAAAADNSDDPSTASTPGSHCRSKKRATSAVGTEELPTSPPLAGLSAEEQDMLPADLQFCVRSIVPKHNDNAEEFRKRLLANDVVIAVLQDDTYEAMCAIRILAGTHYEVEKTFVLVSSAVTWAYTLTSERARAREMRQREREEERSAFLEELLNAEDEDIGDEDDLSEGAAAMAEREARRAARRTELERRLPFSLREPAAGEDEAEIHALVPDRVFTDDAYAQRVPHPRFQHWHSLEHLVKCANTETLHTYVVFAGLPYGAGEGSDMLFGLLRSAWYHQVLPQYGAGVNRIPMIHVQDLASVLYKVGSAYDVLDKRYVFAVDQGHVTQRQLLHAVQARFGGFVQPAVAVSLPLTAADLVCLDGLELPPPTSPQDLFATFGNESCWGDGGALLTALVLSDIQAEPSTALTVHVEEEWVSLDGFLANLDVVCAQFRAAHAEMFKPVRALITGPPLSGAETVAALLAQHCRVPCVSRESIVVDYKAHMADVRAALRGLLMRRLQRRRARMQARLVRQAAQEKVAQHLAKEEQRRQRREDRQQRGDTDDDSGSEEERDEEGSAADEEGEGIDAASEVDSRASLMSIFLPPATKSADDGNEDEEGAVQQWWQPPLRPIELVVNEAYIRGAADAGVGDGDHEDSAEIDEEQEEGGEEDDKEGGGNWLAQLDAQDEEAQAEMEEDRELLPPVPLSAAMGDRVLPSLALPRFAARSRGRAFARDVDRQELRCIAALRQEYLLGLKVLALKVSTEGRLPRPLPTPAVTEDGVNDGGYGDEVGRGGTSNGTDGEGDEEDEEDEEDEEADGEAPSDGEPHASLEGSNNGAEEEDEDTDYGRAGTINEANPILAIDPDEDDSVYLDCALAFMCRWRLRQSDCRCQGYILSDFPQTLAQAILCFRANETELEDGELRRQRALAPLLTRTDDHAAEDNSDADDEDGGPLAPIDADFPLPDIASIKEEELLALERAHRRGRGPACSGSAAGEVESMGDLTEEAAAASSDVETVMTPVDESLFVDYVVALQADPAFLRATIDALQTKLDAAADRRPSSTSPRDAAPSAHSAAAIGLSEAALATLRDSLHITPYAAQLEWYMKHHAATASPIQSLLAWLSAITTTPALGVRSAQVIVPPSNNDDVADAEGAGGVAPTTMEAPPTTRTAQMLFMSVPVLNTEEVKACWCAARERKARADARAATVGMATRTMPNRTCGDECGSALVNAMLPVALMRLAPLCWTGAAAPKSAALLSQAPSSSAHTPHPRDSLAASRCALQPAASLEALAQELCTRIAPARRNPTAVATAAALPAACVTADRASYTSTETTSPLALNATATAAAPASQVDVIGVSEAPADASASDAAAAAAERKARLAAASQDEASQILHELASLRHLQIVEGSPETAEMLGLPAETYLMRYVLPNLTPVMTGVVRMRSNDPVSTLADALFDHCRRVTL